In Halorussus limi, a genomic segment contains:
- a CDS encoding ATPase domain-containing protein — MSHDNLYSLGLEDHDRLNHELGGGVPRGSIVLIEGDYGAGKSAISQRFSYGLCETGHSVTLLSTELTIGGFIDQMHSLSYGVEDHLLDERLLFLHADVDTGGGRLTAPAEDEEGNRKELLNRLMNAEAMWQADVIVIDTFDAILRNDPKFEALIRQNEERQAALEIISFFRDLVSQGQVIVLTVDPSTVDEEAIGPFRAIADVFMELQMVEVGNDVRRNISVKRFAGMGEQVGDTIGFSVRADAGIVIESRSVA, encoded by the coding sequence ATGAGTCACGATAATCTCTACTCCCTCGGCTTGGAAGACCACGACCGTTTGAACCACGAACTGGGCGGCGGCGTCCCCCGCGGTTCCATCGTCCTCATCGAGGGCGACTACGGGGCCGGAAAGTCGGCCATCAGCCAGCGGTTCAGTTACGGGCTCTGCGAGACGGGCCACTCGGTCACCCTGCTCTCGACCGAACTGACCATCGGCGGGTTCATCGACCAGATGCACTCGCTGTCGTACGGCGTGGAGGACCACCTCCTCGACGAACGCCTCCTCTTTCTCCACGCCGACGTGGACACCGGCGGCGGTCGGCTGACCGCGCCCGCCGAGGACGAGGAGGGCAACCGCAAGGAACTGCTGAATCGGCTGATGAACGCCGAGGCGATGTGGCAGGCCGACGTCATCGTCATCGACACGTTCGACGCCATCCTCCGCAACGACCCCAAGTTCGAGGCGCTGATTCGCCAGAACGAGGAGCGACAGGCCGCCCTCGAAATCATCTCGTTCTTCCGTGACCTCGTGTCCCAGGGGCAGGTCATCGTCCTCACGGTGGACCCCTCGACGGTGGACGAGGAGGCCATCGGGCCGTTCCGAGCCATCGCCGACGTGTTCATGGAACTCCAGATGGTCGAGGTCGGCAACGACGTGCGCCGCAACATCTCGGTGAAGCGCTTCGCCGGGATGGGCGAGCAGGTCGGCGACACCATCGGGTTCTCCGTGCGGGCCGACGCCGGAATCGTCATCGAGAGCCGTAGCGTCGCGTAA
- a CDS encoding flagellar protein G, whose amino-acid sequence MASVSSSHLILFIASLIIAASVAGTFTQGVQRLSSALGERSVDVSGDIRTDISIISDPGSGAVYNASGNENVTVLVKNTGSRSLEAESDQIEVLVDGRYQTNVGITVLDGSAWRVGNVAKLEISQSLDADSDHRVVVIVNGDKEVLQFRT is encoded by the coding sequence GTGGCGAGCGTCTCCAGTTCACACCTCATCCTGTTCATAGCCAGTCTCATCATCGCCGCGAGCGTGGCCGGCACGTTCACGCAGGGCGTCCAACGACTCTCCTCGGCGCTCGGCGAGCGGAGCGTCGACGTGAGCGGCGACATCCGTACGGACATCTCCATCATCAGCGACCCCGGTAGCGGTGCGGTGTACAACGCCTCCGGGAACGAGAACGTCACGGTGTTGGTAAAGAACACAGGGTCACGGTCACTCGAAGCGGAGAGTGACCAAATCGAAGTCTTAGTGGACGGCAGATACCAGACGAACGTCGGTATCACCGTCCTCGACGGGTCGGCGTGGCGCGTCGGCAACGTCGCGAAACTCGAAATCTCTCAGTCGCTCGACGCCGACTCAGACCATCGAGTCGTCGTCATCGTCAACGGTGACAAGGAGGTGCTTCAGTTCAGAACATGA
- a CDS encoding fla cluster protein FlaF has translation MGFSVSGATVVLFLGIFISFGIAYTTANNGFERVNDAYEANGEDALARQNTAIDIGNASLVDRGGQRYVNVTVNNAGSTTLSVDDTDILIGGNYTNHTSSNMETLEVNGNNETDIWLPGETLHFNLSVETNPDRVKVVTGPGVADSEVV, from the coding sequence ATGGGATTCAGCGTTAGCGGCGCGACGGTCGTCCTGTTCCTCGGCATCTTCATCAGCTTCGGTATCGCCTACACGACGGCGAACAACGGCTTCGAGCGGGTCAACGACGCCTACGAGGCGAACGGCGAGGACGCGCTCGCACGCCAGAACACCGCGATAGATATCGGCAACGCGTCGCTCGTCGATAGGGGCGGACAGCGCTACGTGAACGTGACAGTCAACAACGCCGGTTCCACGACCTTGTCGGTAGATGACACCGACATTCTTATAGGTGGAAATTACACCAACCACACGAGTTCGAACATGGAGACGCTGGAAGTGAACGGCAACAACGAGACCGACATCTGGCTTCCCGGCGAGACGTTGCACTTCAACCTCTCGGTCGAGACCAATCCCGACAGGGTGAAGGTCGTGACCGGACCGGGAGTCGCCGACTCGGAGGTGGTCTGA
- a CDS encoding FlaD/FlaE family flagellar protein → MKLIGLSDQFVHLLGTGLVGMGIMDFMDEEEGESADADGSGGGGDDDLFGDGMGGDGMGGDGMGGEMDDDFGGMDDGMGMDGEMDDWGDGGGDDEFAMGGGGSGPTQELENRIDELENEVAEISSTVGTVRSENEQISSKVDETEENVRKLLEIYEMVTRGVNPFVDDVQQGGMGAGGDALGGDGGGGFGLFDGEEEEEEEEDLSEDVADAEAESFFDDDFDEEDDFEEDGDEFGDGEDDFEDDAADDLGFESPDEALDDEGSTADDADDDGEGGQAGGSTFAELKEEYESGDADWAEEGEEAGDEPPADLDPDPEPTIETDDSEDGDFEFEEPADAQPATADPATPANSGRGGKPYLAELPNGYVSDLVVMEWLEFLVSEFGPEDAVRTIEYYSDIGWISESVEEELLAFVSGFADVESVDTEETGPATLEVDDHIQSLTFLSQLTGDAVQRKIVEHCSRIRGGRDGIQR, encoded by the coding sequence ATGAAACTTATCGGTCTCAGCGACCAGTTCGTTCACCTCCTCGGGACGGGCTTGGTCGGCATGGGAATCATGGATTTCATGGACGAAGAGGAGGGCGAGAGCGCCGACGCCGACGGCTCCGGCGGCGGTGGCGATGACGACCTCTTCGGCGACGGCATGGGCGGCGACGGTATGGGTGGCGACGGCATGGGCGGGGAGATGGACGACGACTTCGGCGGTATGGACGACGGCATGGGGATGGACGGGGAGATGGACGACTGGGGCGACGGGGGCGGCGACGACGAGTTCGCCATGGGCGGCGGCGGAAGCGGGCCGACGCAGGAACTCGAAAACCGGATCGACGAACTCGAAAACGAGGTCGCCGAAATCTCCTCGACGGTCGGGACGGTCCGGAGCGAGAACGAACAGATATCCTCGAAGGTCGACGAGACCGAGGAGAACGTCCGCAAACTCCTCGAAATCTACGAGATGGTGACGCGCGGTGTCAACCCGTTCGTGGACGACGTTCAACAGGGCGGCATGGGTGCGGGCGGTGACGCCTTAGGCGGTGACGGCGGCGGTGGCTTCGGCCTGTTCGACGGCGAGGAGGAAGAAGAGGAAGAGGAAGACCTCAGCGAAGACGTGGCCGACGCCGAGGCCGAGAGCTTCTTCGACGACGACTTCGACGAGGAGGACGATTTCGAGGAGGACGGTGACGAGTTCGGCGACGGGGAGGACGACTTCGAAGACGACGCGGCCGACGACCTCGGCTTCGAGTCGCCGGACGAGGCGCTCGACGACGAAGGTTCGACCGCGGACGACGCCGACGACGACGGCGAAGGCGGACAGGCCGGTGGCTCGACGTTCGCGGAACTCAAAGAGGAGTACGAGTCGGGCGACGCCGACTGGGCGGAGGAGGGCGAAGAGGCCGGAGACGAACCGCCGGCCGACCTCGACCCGGACCCCGAACCGACTATCGAGACCGACGACTCGGAAGACGGCGACTTCGAGTTCGAGGAACCCGCCGACGCACAACCCGCGACCGCCGACCCCGCGACGCCCGCGAACTCGGGCCGGGGCGGCAAGCCGTACCTCGCGGAACTCCCGAACGGCTACGTCTCGGACCTCGTCGTGATGGAGTGGCTGGAGTTCCTCGTGAGCGAGTTCGGGCCGGAGGACGCGGTCCGAACCATCGAGTACTACAGCGACATCGGGTGGATCAGCGAGTCGGTCGAGGAGGAACTGCTGGCGTTCGTGAGCGGGTTCGCCGACGTGGAGTCGGTCGACACCGAGGAGACCGGCCCCGCGACGCTCGAAGTCGACGACCACATCCAGAGCCTCACCTTCCTCAGCCAGCTCACCGGCGACGCGGTCCAGCGGAAGATAGTCGAACACTGTTCGCGGATTCGAGGTGGGCGCGATGGGATTCAGCGTTAG
- a CDS encoding CheR family methyltransferase, with protein MRPDDEAFDRLLGYVEAELGFATSYYDDSYLDRRVSSRMRRTDTEEYAEYHDLLKDDEREQEALLDAFSVNVTSFYRNPEVWEEVRQVLRALSDERGRIRLWSAACSDGREPYSLSMLALDDPEVDDASIEITATDIDREILAAARQGVYENTRTTDIGEQLAPLDEYERYVDRDDDQFAVTDPVKNLVSFERHDLINGDPKSNFDLVVCRNLFIYIDAEHKLPILKTVSKSLSVGGYLVIGKTETLPDTLKPAFEPVARRLRIYKKTDHTSVQ; from the coding sequence GTGAGGCCGGACGACGAGGCGTTCGACCGACTGCTCGGGTACGTCGAGGCCGAACTCGGCTTCGCGACCAGTTACTACGACGACTCGTATCTCGACAGGCGGGTCTCCTCGCGGATGCGCCGAACCGACACCGAGGAGTACGCCGAGTACCACGACTTGCTGAAAGACGACGAGCGCGAGCAGGAGGCCCTGCTCGATGCTTTCTCGGTCAACGTCACCAGCTTCTATCGCAACCCCGAGGTCTGGGAGGAAGTCCGGCAGGTCCTCCGGGCGCTCTCGGACGAGCGCGGCCGGATTCGGCTCTGGAGCGCGGCCTGTTCCGACGGTCGAGAGCCCTACTCGCTGTCGATGCTCGCGCTAGACGACCCCGAAGTCGACGACGCGAGCATCGAGATAACCGCGACCGACATCGACCGCGAGATTCTGGCCGCGGCCCGGCAGGGCGTCTACGAGAACACCCGGACGACCGACATCGGCGAGCAACTCGCACCGCTCGACGAGTACGAGCGGTACGTCGACCGCGACGACGACCAGTTCGCCGTGACCGACCCCGTCAAGAACCTCGTGTCGTTCGAGCGCCACGACCTCATCAACGGCGACCCGAAGTCGAACTTCGACCTCGTAGTGTGTCGCAACCTCTTCATCTACATCGACGCCGAACACAAACTCCCGATTCTGAAGACCGTCTCGAAGTCGCTCTCGGTGGGCGGCTATCTCGTCATCGGGAAGACCGAGACGCTTCCCGACACGCTCAAACCCGCCTTCGAACCGGTGGCGCGACGCCTCCGGATATACAAGAAAACTGACCACACATCTGTTCAGTAG
- a CDS encoding chemotaxis protein CheD: MTAERPSFAEEPPERVRVGVAELAVAAGDTVLTTSGLGSCVGVAVADPTAGVAGLAHVMLPEASGDDRGKPAKSVEVGVERLLAELEAAGGDPERTEAKLAGGSQMFDFSGVSEGVGKRNVEQTRVALADRDVPVVAEDVGGDYGRSVELTPKTWTFRVKSTHEGVENL, encoded by the coding sequence ATGACTGCAGAACGACCTTCCTTCGCCGAAGAACCCCCCGAGCGCGTCCGAGTCGGCGTCGCCGAACTCGCAGTCGCCGCGGGCGACACGGTACTCACGACCAGCGGACTCGGCTCCTGCGTCGGCGTCGCCGTGGCCGACCCGACTGCGGGAGTCGCCGGACTGGCCCACGTCATGCTCCCGGAGGCGAGCGGCGACGACCGGGGGAAGCCGGCCAAATCGGTCGAGGTCGGCGTCGAGCGACTGCTGGCCGAACTCGAAGCCGCGGGAGGCGACCCCGAGCGCACAGAGGCCAAACTCGCCGGCGGAAGCCAGATGTTCGACTTCTCGGGAGTCAGCGAGGGCGTCGGCAAGCGGAACGTCGAACAGACGCGGGTCGCACTCGCAGACCGCGACGTGCCGGTCGTGGCCGAGGACGTGGGCGGCGACTACGGCCGGTCGGTCGAGTTGACCCCGAAGACGTGGACGTTTCGGGTGAAGAGCACCCACGAGGGGGTCGAGAACCTGTGA